From Schizosaccharomyces pombe strain 972h- genome assembly, chromosome: II, the proteins below share one genomic window:
- the pex16 gene encoding Pex16 family peroxisome import protein — protein MKPLAYYEDQLLKDEKSFLKVTEIERLLSYAAYLLPAEFRDDQLKSQTITSILLLLHQFHTGLLFRKIAELPKTEQAILKSERTQYLEYFRKKNPSFEKVSELLYFLNISTFPIELVISKYNPSRQYDSVLFLESVKFLLRVHIMWTTGGDLPLSNPVLQRDFNVKTFIHLHKKYSNSGSAVVLKNSKKVVPRLNTVNSSLDFLQNRTPRLSSILPDEIFTKRLPNLRIFSNFIKVCRPLIYMLFMWHWKRKQKSSSLKVRPWGPWIVAFVFEVISQLIDRRCESATSSRQGFGLERRTNQSQFQHFVVWAFTQGRFYDEFTKHWINRSLSWVNSIPVFGKYLLLSVEERQKSLENYISSVRNY, from the exons ATGAAACCTTTAGCATATTATGAAGATCAACTTTTAAAGGATGAGAAGTCATTTCTTAAAGTTACTGAAATAGAAAGATTGCTTAGCTATGCAGCTTATTTGTTGCCAGCGGAATTTCGTGATGATCAACTTAAATCACAGACAA TCACATCTATTTTACTACTACTTCATCAATTCCATACTGGCTTACTGTTTCGTAAAATTGCTGAGTTACCAAAAACAGAGCAagcaattttgaaaagtgaACGTACTCAGTACTTAGAATatttcagaaaaaagaatccTTCCTTCGAAAAAGTATCGGAACTTCTATACTTTCTAAACATATCGACGTTCCCCATCGAGCTTGTAATTTCTAAATACAATCCATCAAGACAGTATGATTCTGTCCTATTCTTGGAATCAGTCAA ATTTTTACTTCGGGTTCACATTATGTGGACTACTGGAGGTGATCTTCCGCTCTCTAATCCTGTATTGCAGCGCGATTTCAATGTAAAGACTTTCATTCATCTTCACAAGAAATACTCTAATTCAGGAAGTGCTGTTGTGTTAAAAAACTCCAAGAAAGTTGTTCCCAGACTTAATACAGTCAATTCATCGCTTGACTTCTTGCAAAACCGAACTCCACGTCTTTCTTCAATTCTACCAGATGagatttttacaaaaagacTTCCCAATCTACggattttttctaattttattaaagtttGTCGTCCGCTTATCTATATGTTGTTTATGTGGCAttggaaaagaaagcaaaaatcGAGTTCTCTTAAAGTTCGACCTTGGGGGCCTTGGATTGTAGcgtttgtttttgaagttaTTTCTCAATTAATTGATCGAAGATGTGAATCAGCGACTTCTAGTCGCCAGGGGTTTGGACTAGAACGCCGGACAAATCAAAGTCAGTTTCAGCATTTTGTGGTTTGGGCGTTTACTCAAGGACGATTTTATGATGAGTTTACCAA ACACTGGATAAATCGTTCCCTAAGCTGGGTTAATTCAATACCCGTTTTTGGTAAATATCTACTTCTTTCAGTTGAGGAAAGACAAAAAAGTCTcgaaaattatatatccTCTG TTAGAAACTATTAA
- the scl1 gene encoding proteasome core particle subunit alpha 1, with product MSQARGFDRTITVFSPEGRLYQVEYAFKAFNNAGITSVGVTGKNCACVISQKKVPDKLIDASTVKHVFPITKGIGCVMTGSIADARAQVSRARSEAAEFEYKNGYPMPCDVLAKRMANIAQVSTQRAAMRPLGVAMTLVAVDDEIGPSLFKLDPAGFYIGYKATSAGPKQTETINWLEKRFKKDGIPSNLTDTVETGIQALMSSLSTDFKSTELQIGVVEDDKPFRVLSVEEIEAHLQSIAEKD from the coding sequence ATGTCTCAAGCACGCGGATTTGATAGGACAATTACCGTCTTCTCCCCTGAAGGACGTCTTTATCAAGTTGAATATGCATTCAAAGCGTTTAATAACGCAGGGATTACATCTGTTGGTGTAACAGGTAAAAATTGTGCATGTGTAATctcccaaaaaaaagtaccTGACAAACTTATTGATGCCTCTACCGTTAAACATGTTTTTCCTATTACTAAAGGAATCGGCTGTGTTATGACAGGCTCTATCGCGGACGCTCGCGCGCAAGTTAGCCGGGCTCGAAGTGAGGCTGCTGAATTTGAATACAAAAATGGATACCCTATGCCCTGCGATGTTCTAGCCAAAAGAATGGCTAATATTGCTCAAGTTTCTACCCAACGTGCTGCTATGAGGCCTTTGGGAGTTGCAATGACCCTTGTAGCTGTGGATGATGAGATTGGACCTTCCCTATTTAAGCTCGACCCTGCTGGTTTCTATATTGGTTATAAAGCTACCAGTGCTGGACCAAAGCAAACGGAAACTATAAACTGGCTAGAAAAACGATTCAAAAAGGACGGAATACCTTCAAACCTTACTGATACCGTTGAAACCGGAATTCAGGCTTTAATGAGTAGTTTAAGTACTGATTTTAAGTCTACTGAGCTTCAGATTGGTGTTGTTGAAGACGACAAACCATTTCGAGTTTTATCAGTAGAAGAAATAGAAGCCCATTTACAAAGTATTGCCGAAAAGGATTGA
- the dic1 gene encoding meiotic dynein intermediate chain Dic1 produces the protein MDKNIKREIEIKRAKLLLLKNKENCTDAVSSSNKEGPKQISEDQLSNFLCKILKPTNLTPQTYSLESKSSNLVSDCELKISSVYQSYSSTFNVSNHVPSISKTVNIRETSKHLKHSTKAPKCSLPTSALEIDHLNNFLHSSAKILDRALCDQSNQLFTDYTVKKKSKKNKSQLEENGLNHLFTFQDEKITLNSVVNSISYSSFFEELLITSYAKPKEALRTRGLAIVWNQRWKNSPESVLKARSEITVCKPSPFHPQLIAGGAYNGQVFLWDLRQGQYPVSFTTIISGGHLEPVTDITYINNPPSNNIVTCSTDGLVHIWEPDMFSRPSETICLSSQVDSSSQCIPATCLSFIPENNMEFLVGAEDGKLQRGYRSDYSETKAVQPSNVSYEGHNVFISGIDVMTSNSQNVFLEKNKDFALTSSFDWTVRLWQCSPSRNQHELVPSNDLDEQVIINSCKTFTHKAMVFDVKWCVSEPCCFASVDALGNLNLWDLQKDVEAPVTSDIPDGKPLNKIAWQPEKRNLACGGLNGNVHIYKHLSPNLAN, from the exons ATGgacaaaaatattaaacgAGAAATTGAAATCAAACGAGCAAAGTTgttattattgaaaaataaagaaaactgCACCGATGCTGTTTCATCCAGCAACAAAGAAGGTCCTAAACAAATATCAGAG GACCaactttctaattttttatgtaaAATACTTAAACCAACAAACCTGACGCCTCAAACTTACTCTTTGGAGTCTAAATCCAGCAATCTTGTTTCAGATTGTGAACTTAAAATCTCATCGGTGTATCAGTCTTATTCTTCTACATTCAATGTATCAAATCATGTTCCTTCTATTAGCAAGACTGTAAATATTCGTGAAACTAGCAAGCATTTGAAACATTCGACTAAAGCGCCCAAGTGTTCATTACCAACTTCAGCGCTTGAAATTGATCATTTAAATAACTTTCTTCATTCCTCTGCCAAGATTCTTGATCGGGCTCTATGTGATCAATCTAATCAGCTTTTCACGGATTACACtgtcaaaaagaaatcaaaaaaaaataaatcgcAGCTTGAGGAAAATGGACtaaatcatttatttacttttcaagACGAAAAAATTACCTTAAATAGCGTCGTAAATAGCATCAGCTATTCTTCATTCTTTGAAGAGCTTCTCATTACGTCTTACGCTAAGCCAAAAGAAGCATTAAGAACTCGAGGACTTGCAATTGTCTGGAACCAGAGATGGAAGAATTCACCTGAGAGTGTTCTAAAAGCAAGG AGTGAAATTACTGTTTGTAAGCCTTCGCCGTTTCATCCTCAACTTATTGCAGGGGGTGCCTACAATGGGCAAGTTTTTCTGTGGGATCTCAGGCAAGGGCAATACCCAGTTTCATTTACTACCATTATTAGTGGAGGCCATTTGGAACCGGTGACAGATATCACGTATATCAATAATCCTCCATCGAATAATATCGTTACATGTAGTACTGATGGTCTTGTTCATATATGGGAACCTGACATGTTTTCAAGACCGAGTGAAACAATATGCTTATCTTCTCAAGTCGACTCTAGCTCTCAATGTATCCCAGCTACATGTCTATCTTTTATCCCTGAAAATAACATGGAGTTTTTAGTGGGAGCTGAAGATGGAAAATTACAAAGGGGCTATAGATCTGATTACTCTGAGACGAAGGCTGTACAACCTTCAAATGTTAGTTACGAGGGTCACAATGTCTTTATTTCTGGAATAGATGTAATGACATCAAACAGTCAAAACGTatttcttgaaaaaaataaagactTTGCTCTAACTAGTAGTTTTGATTGGACCGTGCGTCTCTGGCAATGCTCTCCTAGTAGAAACCAGCACGAATTAGTCCCATCAAATGATTTAGATGAACAGGTTATCATAAACAGTTGCAAAACATTTACTCATAAGGCAATGGTCTTTGATGTTAAATGGTGTGTATCGGAACCTTGTTGCTTCGCAAGCGTTGATGCACTAGGAAATTTAAACCTATGGGATTTGCAAAAAGACGTAGAGGCTCCGGTAACTAGTGATATCCCAGACGGTAAAccattaaacaaaatagcATGGCAGccagaaaaaagaaatttagcTTGTGGGGGCCTCAATGGAAACGTTCATATTTATAAACATTTAAGCCCTAATTTAGCCAATTAG
- the ecl2 gene encoding protein Ecl2, which translates to MDLDYCIICGKPTTGNLYCSRECHLQDCPGCGSTSEQCSYSKSADLHMLSSQYLDHFRRRSSMPSPSTSSSLLNGFVASRLAVL; encoded by the coding sequence ATGGATTTGGATTATTGCATAATTTGCGGAAAACCCACTACTGGCAACTTGTATTGCTCTCGTGAATGTCATCTGCAGGATTGCCCCGGCTGTGGTTCGACTTCGGAGCAGTGTTCTTACTCTAAGTCGGCTGATCTTCATATGTTATCTTCCCAATATTTAGATCATTTCCGAAGAAGGTCTTCCATGCCTTCCCCATCCACTTCGTCTTCTCTTTTGAACGGTTTTGTCGCTTCCAGACTTGCtgttctttaa